From the genome of Mycobacterium dioxanotrophicus, one region includes:
- the eltD gene encoding erythritol/L-threitol dehyrogenase yields the protein MQAVVCHGPQDYRLEEVAVPQRGRGEALIRVEAVGICASDLKCYHGAAKFWGDENRPAWAETMVIPGHEFVGRVVDLDEEAAERWGIAVGDRVVSEQIVPCWECRFCKRGQYHMCQPHDLYGFKRRTPGAMASYMVYPAEALVHKVSGDIPPAHAAFAEPLSCALHAVERAQITFEDTVVVAGCGPIGLGMIAGAKSKNPMRVIALDLAPEKLKLAERCGADLTINIAEQNAEEIVKGLTDGYGADVYLEGTGHTSAVPQGLNLLRKLGRYVEYGVFGSDVTVDWSIISDDKELDVLGAHLGPYCWPAAIKMIESGTLPMDQICTHQLPLTEFQRGLDLVASGKESVKVSLIPA from the coding sequence ATGCAGGCAGTGGTCTGCCATGGCCCGCAGGATTACCGGCTTGAGGAAGTGGCTGTGCCACAACGCGGCCGGGGCGAGGCGCTGATCCGCGTCGAAGCGGTCGGCATCTGCGCCAGCGATCTGAAGTGCTATCACGGCGCCGCCAAGTTCTGGGGCGACGAGAACCGCCCGGCCTGGGCCGAGACCATGGTCATCCCGGGGCACGAATTCGTCGGCCGGGTGGTCGACCTCGACGAGGAGGCCGCCGAGCGCTGGGGCATCGCCGTGGGTGACCGGGTGGTCTCCGAACAGATCGTGCCGTGCTGGGAGTGCCGGTTCTGCAAGCGGGGCCAGTACCACATGTGCCAGCCGCACGATCTCTACGGCTTCAAACGCCGCACGCCCGGCGCCATGGCCAGCTACATGGTCTATCCGGCGGAAGCGTTGGTGCACAAGGTTTCCGGTGACATCCCGCCGGCCCACGCCGCATTCGCCGAACCACTGTCCTGCGCGCTGCACGCCGTCGAGCGCGCCCAGATCACCTTCGAGGACACCGTCGTGGTGGCCGGGTGCGGACCCATCGGCCTCGGCATGATCGCCGGCGCGAAATCCAAGAACCCCATGCGGGTCATCGCCCTGGATCTGGCACCGGAGAAGCTCAAGCTCGCCGAGCGCTGCGGCGCCGACCTCACGATCAACATCGCCGAACAGAACGCCGAAGAGATCGTCAAGGGCCTCACCGACGGCTACGGCGCCGACGTGTACCTCGAGGGCACCGGCCACACTTCGGCTGTGCCCCAAGGCCTGAACCTGCTGCGCAAACTCGGCCGGTACGTCGAGTACGGCGTGTTCGGCAGCGACGTGACCGTCGACTGGAGCATCATCAGCGACGACAAGGAACTCGACGTGCTCGGCGCCCACCTCGGGCCGTACTGCTGGCCCGCGGCGATCAAGATGATCGAATCCGGCACGCTGCCGATGGACCAGATCTGCACCCACCAGCTGCCCCTCACCGAATTCCAGCGCGGCCTGGATCTGGTGGCCAGCGGCAAAGAATCCGTCAAAGTCTCCCTGATCCCGGCGTAA
- a CDS encoding sugar-binding transcriptional regulator has protein sequence MPRSAQPTPSNGVDGSSLDAESGHFPASLLYAAAKMYYTEDATQADVAAQLGTSRATVSRLLAEAKRRGIVRIEVVPPAEVTAGDVADRLTRALALNTVFLCHPLAQPGPGRTDVDVMGAALAPAVGRALTAAGLLPGDVLLVSSGRTVYEVAQYDLVDLPGVLVAPTVGGNDQPEEWYQTNEITRLVANRVKGRPNYLFAPALPGPDLYPSLLNDPSIQRVLNLWPRARCALMGVGAPPLSRSDIPRFVPTGSTSLRTAVGDVCSRFYDRDGEPVEFDGSDRLIAVELEVLQHVPVTIAVAVGRDKVDSIIAGARGGYFNQLVTDPVTATAILDRTEPG, from the coding sequence GTGCCCAGGTCAGCGCAGCCGACGCCGTCCAACGGTGTCGACGGCTCATCGCTCGACGCCGAATCCGGCCACTTCCCGGCCTCGCTGCTGTACGCCGCCGCGAAGATGTACTACACCGAGGACGCCACCCAGGCCGATGTCGCGGCCCAGCTCGGGACCAGCCGGGCGACCGTCAGCCGGCTGCTCGCCGAAGCCAAGCGGCGCGGGATCGTCCGCATCGAAGTGGTGCCGCCCGCCGAAGTGACCGCAGGCGACGTCGCCGACCGGTTGACGCGTGCCCTCGCACTCAACACCGTGTTCCTGTGCCATCCCCTGGCACAGCCCGGCCCCGGCCGCACCGACGTCGACGTCATGGGCGCGGCGTTGGCGCCTGCAGTGGGCCGCGCCCTGACCGCGGCCGGACTGCTGCCGGGTGACGTGTTGCTCGTGTCGTCGGGCCGTACCGTCTACGAGGTCGCCCAGTACGACCTCGTCGACCTACCCGGTGTCCTGGTCGCCCCCACCGTCGGCGGCAACGACCAGCCTGAGGAGTGGTACCAGACCAACGAGATCACGCGGCTGGTGGCCAACCGCGTCAAAGGCAGACCCAACTACCTGTTCGCCCCCGCGTTGCCGGGGCCCGATCTCTACCCGTCGTTGCTCAACGATCCGAGCATCCAGCGCGTCCTGAACCTCTGGCCGCGTGCCCGATGCGCGTTGATGGGTGTCGGCGCCCCGCCGCTGAGCCGTTCGGACATCCCCCGGTTCGTGCCGACCGGATCCACGTCACTGCGCACCGCGGTCGGCGATGTGTGTTCCCGGTTCTACGATCGCGATGGCGAGCCGGTGGAGTTCGACGGCAGCGACCGCCTCATCGCGGTGGAACTCGAAGTGCTGCAACATGTCCCGGTCACCATCGCCGTCGCGGTCGGCAGGGACAAGGTCGACTCGATCATCGCGGGCGCGCGCGGCGGGTACTTCAACCAACTGGTGACCGACCCGGTGACGGCGACAGCCATCCTCGACAGAACCGAACCGGGCTAG
- a CDS encoding DoxX family membrane protein, whose amino-acid sequence MLATTFIARGVDALRSPKPAADAARPVVGAVRKLPPPVVPTSVPEAETVAKVNAAVQIGGGLLLATGRMPRLASGLLALSVIPGGLGSHTFWSETDPERQAEQRRAFLADVSLIGGLIIAAVDTEGKPSLAWRGRRAAKAASATVAAAWPLGESAGQSLADSEVAEKLGHGLQTGAERGRELAEAARERAVEFAHVARERGPDLAQAAGERAAELAHVARDRAPDLAQAAGDRASTVADAARERGAELGEMVRAQLNERRGR is encoded by the coding sequence ATGCTGGCGACCACGTTCATCGCCCGCGGCGTGGATGCGCTGCGGAGCCCGAAACCCGCCGCAGACGCTGCCCGGCCCGTGGTGGGCGCCGTCCGCAAGCTGCCGCCTCCCGTGGTGCCCACCTCGGTACCCGAGGCCGAAACCGTGGCCAAGGTCAACGCAGCCGTCCAGATCGGCGGCGGATTGTTGCTGGCCACCGGACGAATGCCACGGTTGGCCTCGGGATTGCTCGCGCTCTCGGTGATCCCCGGAGGGCTCGGCAGCCATACGTTCTGGTCCGAAACCGACCCGGAGCGGCAAGCTGAGCAACGCCGCGCGTTCCTCGCCGACGTCAGCCTGATCGGCGGGTTGATCATCGCCGCGGTGGACACCGAGGGCAAACCGTCGCTGGCTTGGCGCGGACGCCGCGCTGCCAAAGCCGCATCGGCAACGGTCGCCGCGGCCTGGCCGCTCGGAGAGTCGGCCGGACAATCGCTGGCCGACAGCGAGGTCGCCGAGAAGCTCGGCCATGGCTTGCAGACCGGTGCCGAGCGAGGTCGAGAGCTCGCCGAAGCGGCCCGTGAGCGTGCCGTGGAATTCGCCCATGTGGCCCGCGAGCGCGGACCCGACCTGGCGCAGGCCGCCGGTGAGCGTGCGGCCGAATTGGCCCATGTCGCCCGTGATCGCGCGCCCGATCTGGCTCAGGCCGCCGGTGACCGGGCGTCAACCGTGGCCGACGCCGCTCGCGAACGCGGTGCCGAACTGGGCGAGATGGTGCGTGCACAGCTCAACGAGCGCCGCGGGCGGTAG
- a CDS encoding LysR family transcriptional regulator, which produces MDTRRLQLLLALSRLGSMRAVAEVHHLTTSTVSQQIAALAKDTGAQLIEPDGRNVRLTPAGLRLAEHAVTILAAVDSARLDLDPDAEPAGTIRIGGFATAIRVSLLPVLADIACTHPRVEAIISEYEPIEAFRRLVDNELDMALTYDYNLAPASPDPVLESWPLWSTRWGLVVPAAASDSVDLIDYADHTWIVNSRNTADEDAVRTLAALSGFRPRIAHQIDTLDLVEDLVLAGYGIGLLPVDRTPRDGLKVLPLRSPEVIMTTYVVIRRGRSGWPPLRLVLDRLRPSDTRPTSLRHWPRMSE; this is translated from the coding sequence GTGGACACCCGCCGATTGCAGTTGCTGCTGGCCCTGTCGCGGCTGGGCTCCATGCGAGCGGTCGCCGAGGTTCACCACCTGACCACCTCGACGGTGTCGCAGCAGATCGCCGCGCTGGCCAAGGACACCGGCGCCCAGCTGATCGAACCCGACGGCCGCAACGTGCGCCTCACGCCGGCGGGGCTGCGGCTCGCCGAACACGCGGTCACCATCCTCGCCGCCGTCGACAGTGCGCGCCTGGACCTCGACCCGGATGCCGAACCGGCAGGCACCATCCGCATCGGCGGGTTCGCCACGGCCATTCGCGTCTCGCTGCTCCCGGTTCTGGCCGACATCGCCTGCACCCATCCGCGCGTCGAGGCGATCATCAGCGAGTACGAGCCCATCGAGGCCTTCCGCCGGCTCGTGGACAACGAACTCGACATGGCTCTGACCTACGACTACAACCTGGCGCCGGCCTCCCCCGACCCCGTGCTGGAATCGTGGCCGCTGTGGTCGACCAGATGGGGTCTGGTGGTGCCGGCCGCCGCATCCGACTCGGTGGATCTCATCGACTATGCCGACCACACCTGGATCGTCAACTCCCGCAACACCGCCGACGAGGACGCAGTACGAACACTCGCCGCCCTGTCAGGGTTCAGGCCAAGGATCGCCCATCAGATCGACACCCTCGACCTCGTCGAGGATCTCGTCCTGGCCGGCTACGGAATCGGGCTGTTGCCCGTGGACCGCACTCCGCGCGACGGACTGAAGGTCTTACCGCTACGCAGCCCCGAGGTGATCATGACCACCTATGTGGTGATCCGGCGCGGACGCTCCGGTTGGCCTCCGCTGCGGCTGGTGCTCGACCGACTTCGTCCCTCCGACACGCGGCCCACGTCATTGCGGCACTGGCCTCGGATGTCCGAATAG
- a CDS encoding acyl-CoA thioesterase domain-containing protein — protein MTARATHFTQTDQDRFVPTKFAQSHWGEDHLNGPALVGLAARALESAYELPEFLPARLTVDLFKAARGVPTTTKVALVRDGRRVRNSECELVQDGVTVAKATLVQYRRSSAPRGEEWCATAEFAAPATLDSAQMTLMGSDVAGWGGTIADHQNASRKRFINRTITVVDGRPNSPFVRAAMAAEGTSLVTNLGTAGVGYINGDLTVGLARLPLDDWIGVQADSHWAADGIAVGASTLFDSAGAFGTGLVTAVSNPQAQIDFANDPFPERSAPR, from the coding sequence ATGACCGCGCGTGCCACGCATTTCACCCAAACCGATCAGGACCGGTTCGTGCCGACGAAATTCGCGCAGAGCCACTGGGGTGAAGACCATCTCAACGGCCCGGCGCTGGTCGGTCTGGCCGCCCGCGCGCTCGAGTCCGCATATGAGCTGCCGGAGTTCCTGCCCGCCCGGCTGACGGTCGACCTGTTCAAAGCGGCCCGCGGGGTGCCGACCACCACCAAGGTCGCGCTGGTCCGCGACGGCAGGCGGGTGCGGAATTCGGAGTGCGAGCTGGTGCAGGACGGCGTCACGGTGGCCAAGGCCACGCTCGTGCAGTATCGGAGGTCATCGGCCCCGCGCGGCGAGGAATGGTGCGCGACAGCGGAATTCGCGGCGCCGGCCACGCTCGATTCGGCCCAGATGACGCTGATGGGCAGCGACGTAGCCGGCTGGGGCGGCACCATTGCCGATCATCAAAATGCCTCGCGCAAACGGTTCATCAACCGAACCATCACCGTCGTCGACGGTCGGCCCAACTCCCCGTTCGTCCGGGCGGCGATGGCGGCCGAGGGCACGAGCCTCGTCACCAACCTGGGGACCGCGGGCGTCGGCTACATCAACGGCGATCTCACCGTGGGTCTGGCCCGGCTACCGCTCGATGACTGGATCGGCGTACAGGCGGACTCGCACTGGGCCGCCGACGGCATCGCGGTGGGCGCCTCGACGTTGTTCGACAGCGCGGGCGCATTCGGCACCGGCCTCGTCACGGCCGTGAGCAATCCGCAGGCGCAGATCGACTTCGCCAACGACCCGTTCCCGGAGCGCTCTGCCCCGAGGTGA
- a CDS encoding carbohydrate ABC transporter permease, with protein sequence MTTQTPKAPTTSQEQHAAAARRNLPEVPAWRRRLRPYVLSIPALVIVIGILYPFVLGAYYAILNYAAVNPDPHFVWFDNFKSVLGDRVFWKSVTVTLIFAVVATGVETVLGVGLALLLNRSSIIGKIFEKVLILPLMIAPVIAGVIWKLMFNPQFGVLNHVLGLGNTFDWLSSTHALWSVILVDLWIFTPFVAILVLAGIRSLPKEPFEASEVDGASWPYMFRKLMLPMLWPYILVAVIFRFMDNLKVFDHIYVLTAGGPGVATRTLQIGAFEDSIINLDYSRGSTYMLLLWIIVFITARYLVSVLGKAQRRAAGAES encoded by the coding sequence ATGACAACTCAGACTCCGAAAGCGCCGACCACATCGCAGGAGCAGCACGCGGCCGCGGCCCGACGCAACCTGCCGGAAGTGCCGGCCTGGCGCCGGCGGTTGCGGCCGTACGTGCTGTCCATCCCTGCGCTGGTGATCGTCATCGGCATCCTGTACCCGTTCGTCCTCGGCGCCTACTACGCCATCCTCAACTACGCCGCGGTCAACCCGGATCCGCACTTCGTCTGGTTCGACAACTTCAAATCCGTGCTGGGTGACCGGGTGTTCTGGAAGAGCGTCACCGTCACGCTGATCTTCGCGGTCGTCGCCACCGGCGTCGAAACAGTGTTGGGCGTGGGCCTCGCGCTCCTGCTGAACCGGTCGTCGATCATCGGCAAGATCTTCGAGAAGGTGCTCATCCTGCCGCTGATGATCGCCCCCGTCATCGCGGGCGTGATCTGGAAGCTGATGTTCAACCCGCAGTTCGGTGTGCTCAACCATGTTCTGGGACTGGGCAACACGTTCGACTGGTTGTCCTCGACGCATGCGTTGTGGTCGGTGATCCTCGTCGACCTGTGGATCTTCACACCCTTTGTCGCCATCCTCGTGCTCGCCGGCATCCGGTCGCTGCCCAAGGAGCCGTTCGAGGCGTCGGAAGTGGACGGTGCCAGTTGGCCCTACATGTTCCGCAAGCTCATGCTGCCGATGCTGTGGCCCTACATCCTGGTCGCGGTCATCTTCCGGTTCATGGACAACCTCAAGGTGTTCGACCACATCTACGTGCTCACCGCAGGCGGCCCGGGCGTCGCCACCCGCACCCTGCAGATCGGGGCCTTCGAAGACTCCATCATCAACCTCGACTACTCCCGCGGCAGCACCTACATGCTGCTGCTCTGGATCATCGTGTTCATCACCGCGCGCTACCTCGTGAGCGTGCTGGGCAAGGCGCAGCGCCGAGCTGCCGGAGCGGAGTCGTAA
- a CDS encoding FGGY-family carbohydrate kinase, which translates to MEVLLGIDMGTGSTKGVLVDTSGSVIATETVAHSMDLPRPGWAEVDAENLWWREVCGISTALMAHMPSGAVLAGMCVSGVGPCLVLCDDDLRPLRPAILFGIDTRAAAEIAVLTAEFGEAEILERAGTLLSSQAVGPKLEWVRRHEPEVFDRATGWFGSNSFIAAKLTGEYVMDHHTASQCDPLYATRDYTWNLPWAQRICAHLPLPRLVWPSEVVGTVTAQAAAATGVPVGTPVAAGTVDAYSEAFSVGVRRPGDQMLMYGSTMFLVQVIAEYHSDPALWTTAGVERGTLALAAGTSTAGSLINWLQGVTGGASFEELVAEARDVPPGSEGLLVLPYLAGERTPVFDPQARGVVAGLTLRHGRGHLFRAAYEGISFGIRQILERFDDAHSGARTVAVGGGLRSPIWVQAVSDITGRLQLIPEQGIGASYGDALLAAIGTGLVPADTDWAKIAREIKPDMRNRELYDDLYATWRELYPATKEQVHRLSGQTTG; encoded by the coding sequence GTGGAGGTGCTGCTCGGAATCGACATGGGGACCGGAAGCACCAAGGGTGTCCTCGTCGACACGTCAGGTTCGGTCATTGCCACCGAAACCGTTGCGCACTCCATGGACCTACCGCGACCTGGGTGGGCCGAGGTCGATGCGGAAAACCTGTGGTGGCGTGAGGTTTGCGGGATCAGCACGGCGCTGATGGCCCACATGCCGAGCGGGGCTGTGCTGGCCGGGATGTGCGTCAGCGGTGTCGGCCCGTGTCTGGTGTTGTGCGACGACGATCTGCGCCCGCTGCGCCCGGCGATCCTGTTCGGCATCGACACCCGCGCTGCCGCGGAGATCGCCGTACTGACCGCTGAGTTCGGTGAGGCCGAGATTCTCGAGCGGGCCGGCACCCTGCTGTCCAGCCAGGCGGTCGGGCCCAAGCTGGAATGGGTGCGTCGCCACGAACCCGAGGTGTTCGACCGTGCGACGGGCTGGTTCGGGTCCAACTCGTTCATCGCCGCCAAGCTCACTGGTGAGTACGTGATGGACCATCACACGGCGAGCCAGTGCGACCCGCTCTACGCCACCCGCGACTACACGTGGAATCTGCCCTGGGCGCAACGCATCTGCGCGCACCTGCCGCTGCCGCGGCTCGTGTGGCCCAGCGAGGTCGTGGGCACCGTCACCGCGCAGGCCGCGGCGGCCACGGGTGTGCCGGTGGGGACACCGGTCGCAGCCGGAACGGTGGACGCGTATTCCGAGGCCTTCTCGGTCGGGGTGCGTCGCCCCGGCGATCAGATGTTGATGTACGGGTCGACGATGTTCCTGGTGCAGGTCATCGCCGAGTACCACAGCGATCCGGCGTTGTGGACGACGGCAGGCGTCGAACGCGGCACGCTGGCGCTGGCCGCGGGCACCTCGACCGCGGGCAGCCTGATCAACTGGTTGCAGGGCGTCACCGGCGGAGCGTCGTTCGAGGAATTGGTGGCCGAGGCCCGCGATGTGCCGCCCGGCAGCGAAGGGTTGTTGGTGCTGCCGTACCTGGCGGGGGAGCGCACGCCGGTGTTCGATCCCCAGGCCCGCGGAGTGGTTGCCGGCCTGACCTTGCGCCACGGCCGTGGCCATCTCTTCCGCGCTGCCTACGAAGGGATTTCGTTCGGGATCCGGCAGATTCTGGAACGTTTCGACGACGCCCACAGCGGTGCCCGCACGGTCGCGGTCGGCGGTGGCCTGCGCAGCCCGATCTGGGTGCAGGCGGTCAGCGACATCACCGGCCGCCTGCAGTTGATCCCGGAGCAGGGGATCGGCGCCAGTTACGGCGACGCCCTGCTGGCGGCGATCGGAACAGGGTTGGTGCCCGCCGACACCGACTGGGCCAAGATCGCCCGCGAGATCAAGCCCGACATGCGCAACCGTGAGCTGTACGACGATCTGTATGCGACGTGGCGGGAGCTGTACCCGGCGACCAAGGAGCAGGTGCACCGGTTGTCCGGTCAGACCACCGGATGA
- the xylB gene encoding xylulokinase: MALVAGIDSSTQSCKIVVCDADSGAVMRSASTPHPGGTEIDPQHWWAALQTTIAAVGGLDDVEALAVGAQQHGMVCLDRSGAVVRDALLWNDTRSAGSGAQLVDELGGPAEWANRVGVVPVAAITASKLRWLVDNEPGHADATAAVCLPHDWLTWRLSGSTDIADLRTDRSDASGTGYFSAETDSYRDDLLELAMRGRRPALPAVLGPAEIAGTLPGGAILAPGAGDNAAAALGLGAGPGDCVVSLGTSGVVSAVGDAAPHDPDGIVAGFADATGRQLPLVCTLNGAPVLAATAAMLRVDYDEFDRLALSAQPGADGLTLVPYLEGERSPNLPQARGALHGVTARNFNSANLARAGVDGLLASMAYCIDKIVSYGVSVDRIILVGGGARSEAVRRIAPAIWGRPVHVPRPDEYVALGAARQAAWALSKQDAPPAWSLGPITPYTAEPTPQVFEQYLAAQPLTLGQ, translated from the coding sequence GTGGCTCTTGTTGCCGGCATCGACTCATCCACCCAATCGTGCAAGATCGTGGTCTGCGACGCTGACAGCGGCGCGGTGATGCGCTCAGCGTCGACCCCGCACCCCGGCGGAACCGAGATAGACCCGCAGCACTGGTGGGCAGCTCTGCAGACGACCATAGCCGCAGTCGGCGGCCTCGACGACGTCGAGGCGCTGGCCGTGGGTGCGCAGCAGCACGGCATGGTGTGCCTCGACCGGTCCGGGGCGGTGGTGCGAGATGCCTTGCTGTGGAATGACACCCGCTCCGCCGGCAGCGGGGCCCAGCTGGTCGACGAGCTCGGTGGCCCTGCCGAATGGGCTAACCGCGTCGGTGTGGTGCCCGTCGCCGCGATCACCGCAAGCAAACTGCGATGGTTGGTCGACAACGAACCGGGCCACGCCGACGCCACCGCAGCGGTGTGCCTGCCGCACGATTGGCTGACCTGGCGGCTGAGTGGCTCGACCGACATCGCCGACCTTCGCACCGACCGCAGCGACGCGAGCGGCACCGGCTACTTCTCGGCAGAGACCGACAGCTACCGCGATGACTTGCTGGAGCTCGCGATGCGTGGGCGTCGGCCCGCGCTGCCCGCGGTGCTGGGTCCCGCGGAGATCGCGGGCACGCTGCCGGGCGGCGCGATCCTCGCGCCCGGCGCCGGTGACAATGCCGCTGCCGCGCTCGGTCTTGGGGCGGGGCCGGGGGATTGCGTCGTCTCGCTCGGCACATCGGGCGTGGTCAGCGCCGTCGGCGACGCGGCACCGCATGATCCGGACGGCATCGTTGCCGGATTCGCCGACGCCACTGGGCGGCAACTGCCGCTCGTGTGCACGCTCAACGGTGCGCCCGTGCTGGCCGCCACCGCCGCGATGCTGCGGGTGGATTACGACGAGTTCGACCGGCTGGCGCTTTCGGCGCAGCCGGGAGCAGACGGGTTGACGCTGGTGCCCTATCTGGAAGGCGAACGCTCACCGAACCTTCCGCAGGCCCGCGGCGCACTGCACGGTGTGACGGCGCGGAACTTCAACTCCGCCAACCTCGCGCGCGCCGGTGTGGACGGGCTTTTGGCGTCGATGGCGTACTGCATCGACAAGATCGTCAGCTACGGCGTCAGCGTCGACCGCATCATCCTGGTCGGCGGCGGCGCCCGTTCGGAGGCGGTACGGCGGATCGCCCCGGCCATCTGGGGTCGTCCGGTGCACGTGCCGCGGCCCGACGAGTACGTCGCGCTCGGCGCCGCCCGGCAGGCGGCCTGGGCGTTGAGCAAGCAGGATGCGCCGCCGGCCTGGAGCCTCGGCCCCATCACGCCGTACACCGCGGAGCCGACTCCGCAGGTCTTCGAGCAGTACCTCGCGGCGCAGCCGTTGACACTCGGTCAGTGA
- a CDS encoding extracellular solute-binding protein, with translation MLAALGIAGAAAASAPILSSCGVGGRASAPNGAEAITGGFDWKKASGATINILQTPHPYQLSYQPLIKEFTELTGITVNVDLVPEADYFTKLNTELAGGSGKHDAFMLGAYFIWQYGPPGWIEDLGPWLKNSSATSAEYDFEDIFEGLRTSTRWDFTLGHPLGTGGQWAIPWGFENNVVAYNKKYFDQRGITKLPDNLDDFIQLAVDLTDRSENRYGISTRGSKSWATIHPGFMTQYTREGAVDYKFNGSELIAEMDSDIAIDFTKKWIDMQHRAGPTSWTTYDYPNATGDLGDGKAMMVFDADSATYPKNKPGASKEAGNLGWYAGPAGPDGNYKTNLWTWSWAMSANSRNKLPAWLFIQWATGKDSMNKAVEGGTYADPVRKSVFDNTFKRVAADQFGYLQAFETVIAESKIQFTPQKKFFDTTQNWAVALQDIYGGDDAATRLRSLAKTNTSKVNL, from the coding sequence ATGTTGGCGGCCTTGGGCATCGCGGGGGCAGCCGCCGCCAGCGCACCGATCCTGAGTTCGTGCGGTGTGGGTGGCCGGGCGTCGGCGCCCAATGGCGCCGAGGCGATCACCGGTGGCTTCGACTGGAAGAAGGCCTCGGGTGCGACGATCAACATCCTGCAGACGCCCCATCCCTATCAGCTGTCCTATCAGCCGCTGATCAAGGAGTTCACCGAACTCACCGGCATCACCGTCAACGTCGATCTGGTGCCCGAGGCCGACTACTTCACCAAGCTCAACACCGAGCTGGCGGGCGGCTCCGGCAAGCACGACGCCTTCATGCTCGGTGCCTATTTCATCTGGCAGTACGGGCCGCCCGGGTGGATCGAGGATCTCGGCCCGTGGCTGAAGAACAGCTCGGCCACCAGCGCCGAGTATGACTTCGAGGACATCTTCGAAGGCTTGCGGACCTCGACGCGCTGGGACTTCACGCTGGGCCATCCGTTGGGAACCGGTGGCCAGTGGGCGATCCCGTGGGGCTTCGAGAACAACGTGGTGGCCTACAACAAGAAGTACTTCGATCAGCGCGGCATCACCAAGCTTCCCGACAACCTCGACGATTTCATCCAGCTGGCCGTCGACCTGACCGACCGCTCGGAGAACCGCTACGGCATCTCCACCCGAGGCTCGAAGTCATGGGCGACCATCCACCCGGGGTTCATGACGCAGTACACCCGGGAGGGCGCCGTCGACTACAAGTTCAACGGTTCGGAACTGATCGCGGAGATGGACAGCGACATCGCGATCGATTTCACCAAGAAGTGGATCGACATGCAGCACCGCGCCGGGCCAACGTCGTGGACCACCTACGACTATCCCAATGCCACAGGCGATCTCGGCGACGGCAAGGCGATGATGGTGTTCGATGCCGACAGCGCCACCTATCCGAAGAACAAGCCGGGGGCCAGCAAGGAGGCGGGCAACCTGGGCTGGTACGCAGGCCCCGCCGGGCCCGACGGCAACTACAAGACCAACCTGTGGACGTGGAGTTGGGCGATGTCGGCGAACTCTCGCAACAAGCTGCCCGCATGGCTGTTCATCCAGTGGGCCACCGGCAAGGATTCGATGAACAAGGCCGTCGAGGGCGGCACCTACGCCGACCCGGTGCGCAAGTCGGTGTTCGACAACACGTTCAAGCGCGTGGCGGCCGACCAGTTCGGCTACCTGCAGGCATTCGAGACCGTCATCGCCGAGTCGAAGATCCAGTTCACGCCGCAGAAGAAGTTTTTCGACACGACCCAGAACTGGGCCGTGGCGCTGCAGGACATCTACGGCGGTGACGATGCCGCCACGCGGCTGCGCAGCCTCGCCAAGACGAATACATCCAAGGTCAACCTCTAG
- a CDS encoding MBL fold metallo-hydrolase has protein sequence MNFDWESLTHGVWRVRLPFLDVTVGLVAGDSDVLLVDSGTTVAEARALDADIRALTGRPVGQIVLTHHHFDHVLGSAHFTAARIHCAPEVAEMLSHGTARLRADAVEYGADPAEVDETILALRPPQRGTWDATIDLGGRTVTVSHPGRGHTDHDLIVVVPGQRAVVFCGDLVEESGDPAIDEHSDITAWPSTLDVLLDAAGPRALLVPGHGAVVDAEFVRRQQQWLVAWCAARQ, from the coding sequence GTGAACTTCGACTGGGAGTCGCTGACACACGGCGTGTGGCGGGTCCGGTTGCCGTTCCTCGATGTGACGGTCGGCCTGGTCGCGGGGGACAGCGATGTGCTGCTGGTCGATTCTGGAACCACCGTGGCCGAGGCCAGAGCGCTCGACGCGGACATTCGCGCTCTCACCGGCCGACCCGTCGGCCAGATCGTGCTGACCCACCACCATTTCGACCATGTCCTCGGCAGTGCGCACTTCACCGCGGCGCGGATCCATTGCGCACCGGAGGTGGCCGAGATGCTGTCGCACGGCACCGCCCGCCTCCGCGCCGATGCCGTCGAGTACGGCGCCGATCCGGCCGAGGTGGACGAGACCATCCTCGCGCTGCGCCCACCGCAACGCGGAACTTGGGATGCGACGATCGATCTCGGAGGTCGTACGGTGACGGTGAGCCATCCTGGCCGCGGGCACACCGACCACGACCTCATCGTCGTGGTGCCCGGTCAACGCGCGGTGGTGTTCTGCGGTGATCTCGTCGAGGAGTCCGGTGATCCGGCGATCGATGAGCACTCCGATATCACGGCGTGGCCGTCGACCTTGGACGTGCTGCTCGACGCCGCCGGGCCCCGTGCGCTTCTCGTGCCGGGGCACGGTGCCGTGGTCGACGCGGAATTCGTTCGGCGGCAACAGCAGTGGCTGGTCGCCTGGTGCGCCGCCAGGCAATAG